The Streptomyces sp. NBC_00435 nucleotide sequence GCAGGGCGGGGCCCGGGGTGGTGCCCAGGCGGTCGGCCAGGTCCCGCCGGACCTCGTCGTAGGCGGCCAGTGCCTCCGCGGGACGGCCCGCGTCGCGCAGGGCCCGGATCCGCAGGGCCTGCAGGGGTTCGTCCAGCGGAAGCCCCGCGCACAGCGCGGTCAGCTCCGGCAGCACCCGCTCCGCCTCGCCCAGCGCCAGCGCCACGTCCAGGCGACCCCGGCGCGCGTCCCGCCGTAGCGCCTCCCAGCGGGCGGCCTCCGGCTCCGAGCCGGGCAGGGAGCACAGCGGCTCCCCGCGCCACAGCGCCAGGGCCTCGTCGTACAGGGAGGCCGCCTCCGCCGGGTCGGCCTGGGCCGCCGCCCGCGCCAGCCGCTCGAAGCGGTACAGGTCGATGTCGTCCCGGGCGGCGAGGAGCACGTAGCCGCCCTCCCCCGAACCGACCACCTCGCGCCCCAGCGCCCGGCGCAGCCGGCCCACCAGCGCCTGGAGCGCCGCGAGGCCGTCGGCCGGCGGGTCCCCGTCCCACACCTCGCCGATCAGCGCCGCCGCGGGCACCGCCCGGCCGGGCCGCAGCGCGAGCGCGGTCAGGAGCGCGCGCAGCCGCGCCCCGCCGATGGGGACGGTGGTCCCGTCGGCGCGGACGGCCTGGGTGGTGCCGAGAATCACGTAACGCACCGGCCCATTGTCTACGGCCCGGGGGCTCCTTCGGCCCAGCCCGCGGGATAGGTTCGCCGCATGGGTCCCGTGGGCAGTCAGAACCGTAGTCAGCACCGCGACGAGCGGCGGATCAGTCCCGTCTTCCTCGGCATCTTCGCCGTCATGGCGGTGACGGGGTGGGCCGTGTGGACGGGGTACGCGACCAGCCCCGGGCTGGCCGTCTTCCTCTTCGTCACGTCGGCGTGGATCGTCTCCCTGTGCCTGCACGAGTACGCGCACGCCCGCACCGCCCTGCACAGCGGTGACCTCAGCGTCGGCGCCAAGGGGTATCTGACGCTCAATCCCCTCAAGTACACGCACGCACTGCTCAGCATCGTCCTGCCGGTGCTCTTCGTGATCATGGGCGGCCTGGGTCTCCCCGGTGGCGCGGTGTACATCGAGCGCGACCGGATCGAGGGCCGCTGGCGGCACAGCCTCATCTCGGCGGCCGGCCCGCTGACGAACGTGGCCTTCGCTGCGGTGTGCACCGCGCCGTTCTGGCTGAACGCCCTGGACGGGGTCCCGTTCGTGTTCCGCTTCGCGCTCGCCTTCCTGGCCCTGCTCCAGGTCTCGGCGGCGATCCTGAACTTCCTGCCGGTCCCGGGCCTCGACGGCTACGGGGTCATCGAGCCCTGGCTCTCCCACCGGGTGCGCCGCGAGGTGGCGCCGCTGGCGCCGTTCGGCCTGCTGGCCGTCTTCGCACTGCTGTGGATCCCGGAGATCAACGGGTACTTCTTCGACCTGGTGTACGCAGTGCTGTCGGCACTGGGCGTGAGTGACCTGGAGGCCGGCTGCGGCCACAACCTCTACCAGTTCTGGCAGGACACCAACGGCTTCTGCCAGATCGGCTAGTCGGCCCCTAGGCCTGGCCCGCGCTGCGGGTGGCCTTCTCGATCTTCGCCTTGCGCACGTAGAACCACGCCATGTTCGACGTGATGCCCGCCATCAGC carries:
- a CDS encoding site-2 protease family protein — its product is MGPVGSQNRSQHRDERRISPVFLGIFAVMAVTGWAVWTGYATSPGLAVFLFVTSAWIVSLCLHEYAHARTALHSGDLSVGAKGYLTLNPLKYTHALLSIVLPVLFVIMGGLGLPGGAVYIERDRIEGRWRHSLISAAGPLTNVAFAAVCTAPFWLNALDGVPFVFRFALAFLALLQVSAAILNFLPVPGLDGYGVIEPWLSHRVRREVAPLAPFGLLAVFALLWIPEINGYFFDLVYAVLSALGVSDLEAGCGHNLYQFWQDTNGFCQIG